In Listeria cossartiae subsp. cossartiae, the DNA window CCAAAAGTGTTGATGGCGGGAAGCTGACTTGGGATGTTCCACTTGATAAGAAATCAGAACTGTATTTTGAGGTCACTGTACCAAATGTGAAAAATATTGCGATTGTTGGTGGGATTTTACTTGTAGCAATCATTGGTTTGCTTATTTATCTTATTAGAAGACACCGCAAAAAGAAAAAACAACTATAAAAAAAGTGTGGATCAGTTAGCTAAGCTGGTCCACACTTTTATTTACTTCTTGTTCTAATTCTTCATAGCAAGCTAATTTTTTCTCGATTTTTTGAAACGCGCGGTCGAGTTCCGCTTGTCGACGATACATATCTGCTTGATGTTCTTTGAGGACAGCGATGCGTTCAGGGACAGTTTCATCACCGCATTTAGTTAGTTCGACAATTTCTTTTTGTTTCGCAAGTGGCATACCAGTGACGCGCAAACACGTAAGTAATTCCAGCCAGTGCAAAGCATCGTTATCAAAAATCCGGTTATTATTTTTATCACGCGCCAGAAAAGGAATCAAACCTTCCCGTTCATAGTAGCGAATCGTATGGGCACTCAAACCCGTATGCGC includes these proteins:
- a CDS encoding MerR family transcriptional regulator; amino-acid sequence: MQQTIKEASAHTGLSAHTIRYYEREGLIPFLARDKNNNRIFDNDALHWLELLTCLRVTGMPLAKQKEIVELTKCGDETVPERIAVLKEHQADMYRRQAELDRAFQKIEKKLACYEELEQEVNKSVDQLS